AAACTTAGCCTTATCATCCTGAGGGGCCATCTCTTTACCTGGTTGCATTGCTCCTCAACCTGTACTACCATTACCTCGGACTCCATGGCCTATCAAAATTTCTCCTTGCCCACCTTATAGATGTCCTCTAGCATTTCCACCCCCTTCAGTGGGTACCACTGCCCTAGACTGCTAGGGTATTGAATCTATTCTGCGAGAGTGGGGATACTTCCTTCTTATTTGCTTTGGCTCTCCATAGTTGAAATAATTACATTAAAAGAAGGGCCTACTACATGGTATAAAAGAAGCTCCTTGGCCTTTTTAGGCTGGATGTTGTTGTGGAGTACTTGAAAAACTACCCGTAGAGGTGGGCAATGCTGACTGAATTGGCTGGGCTGCAATCTCCGGCCTGTCTAACCCTCTTGAATAGGATCCCTGAAAGTTACCTATATTTTTGGGCTTCTTATCCAAAGACTTGGCCTGCCCGTCCCATTGCACTTCCTCTATTTTCTTTACGAAATCTATAACCTCATTGAAATTCTTGCCTGATGAAGTCATATGAACAGACAAAAACTGCAACTTggggttcaaccccttcacaaaCAATCGAACTTTCTCTTTCTCTGTGGTTTCCAGTTCAGTATCATACCTGGACAATGcatgaaatttggcctcataagcGGCCACTAACATACTAtcctgctctaataccatgaaTATTTCCTTCTTGCGATCCCTTAAGGTATGTGACACATATTTCTCTAGAAATAAAGCATGAAACTGGATCCAAGTAAGTGGGGGGAAAATATTGGCGAGCTTCACTCTACATAAtccctccaccactgcttggcctCACCCTATAGCTGGAAGGTCACAAACTCCACTCCGTGCTATGTACTATCCCAATTTGTGCAACCTCTTATAAAAATAAGGGATGAACTCATAAGCATCGGCATTCTCAGAACTATGGAAGACTGAAGGCTTAAGCTTCAAAAACTTTATGAGCATGTCATGTTTAGTACCGTTCATCACTAGGCCTATGAGTAATCTGAAGAAGGCATAACTACCTACCACCTTATCTACTAGAGGAGTTGCAACAGTAAATAGGCAAGCAAGTGGAGCTGGTGTTGCGGGTATGGTAGGAATGGCTCCAATACCATCCAACCCACTCAATAAAGCCTTGATCTGCTGTCCTAGTATGGGGTCTAGAGGGGAAAAAATGATAGCCCCAACTTGGTGTCCTCCACTTATTCAACAACCTAATCTTCCTCAACCTCTACATTTTCATCTACCTCATCCTAGGGTATGATAGGGGCCTCCTCTCTTGCTATCTCTTCAACTAGAGCCTCATCCCTAGCGGGTACTGCTCTTTCCCAAGCTCTACTATATTTCATTCTCATTCTCCTTCCCCTTCCCTGGCCACATCCTATCGTAACTAGCTCCTCTTCTGGTTCAATAGGAGACACAGGTCGGACACCATTGAAGCATGTGTTTACCATATGCATACAAAAGAgtaaaagaggttagataccaatttggataacCAAATACCAATTAGAATCAAGTTGTAGCATGAGGTaaaagaagatagagaaactttttctaaagtcctgtagcctctcgaagaaaagtacagacgtctctgtACCGCTCTGCACTACTCTGCTAGACTCATTTGGTATAACGAGATCAAtaaacctagggctctgatactaaCTTTGTCATGAACTTGACCCACCGTGACTAACACCAACACTAATCCTttagtgggagaaccattattTCAGCCCAAACTAACAATACTCATAAGAGAGAGACAATTTTAAAGATGCGGAAGCATGTTTAAATAAGAAATAAGACTGAttttccataaactcagaatAATCTAGTCAATAACCCTAAACATGCAGAAATTAATACCTAGGAATTGAAAGTCGaagtaccaaaactctaacgaCAACAAGTATAAGAatggggatgcaaccccaatATCAAAATATAAGGGAATAAGAGTCTAAGGGTCTGAGTCCTAAAGGAAGGACCAAGACATAAGAGAATTCACGATAGCCCGAAAGTGCTGGCTTACCCTTGAATTCAGCACTCATTGATCATCTACTCAAGATATCTCAACGACCAATTGAAAATGCCCGGTATTCAACAAAGATAGAGAAGATGTAGTATCAGTAGACAAAAACAAtagtgtactagtaggatcacaaGGCTTGCCAATAAGAGAGACACGAACAAGTAATTACAGCACAgtaaacacacacatatatatagaatagaCTTATCCACTAAAATCTCATAACTAATACTCAACATGATCACATTCAACAATCTCAATtatcatgcaatttcacatAGTTGTCCTCTCATAGGACCTACAAATGCCTATTTATATATTGAAACGTGACATCTAGTCCAAGGtttgtgtcaaaatgtgacaccgatctaaatatgtgtcggaatatgacactcgGTCCAATgatgtgttggaatgtgataCTTGATCAAGAcatacaaaatcaatcacaatcATATGAATCGTCCAATTATCATATCTACTAAAATAGGTTCATTGCAAGTCATGATCAgtaaatagtcatttcacatagttcatttcatttttccctattcatatatacatatgcatacaacgaagtaatttagcaagtacatgTATCACATACAGAAAGCCAAagcatcacctacctcaaaatcAAGCTTTGACAACTTTAAAGTGCAAGAGATTTCCCTTTTCGAGTTCGtttagcttgttcttggtctaaaaacagtaacatacatataaaggatcaataaAACGACCTAATTCACAtcaattataacataattctcatattaggccaaacccatgatcctaacccccatCTAGGGCTATTTCCCACAATTAGTTTCAGCCCAAAATCCCCCCCCCCAATGATCACCAACCATAATTCTAGGTTCTATAAATCGAAATACGAAGTAGGGGACTAATAATCTTATCTTTGGCGAGAGAAATcatgaaaaaatgatcaaaagtgCCCTATATCGCCTCCTAATCTCTTAAGAACGGTTTTTATGCAGATACCATTTCTGAGATTTTTACCCCATTTTAATCTGCGACTATCCCGCCAAAGCaggaccatcccgctctggcgggatatgcGGAGATAGAGAGCTCGTAAAGAGTTCCCAAGTCTTCCATATCACAACATACCCTCATTCCAAGACGTCTTAACATAGACCCTTCACGCCAAGTTCacttttgggagttttactcgcccaaaTACGATTTTATAAAGTCGTAAAGGCTCTGTATCGTCTTGCCTAGCAATTACATTAATCAAACTAGAGTTTCAATCCCCCGTCCATTTCCGGATctccctagacctcacctgactccgATTTTGTCTAAGTCTAGCCTAggctcaattttttttcaaatcacCCGAAGTTTTCTGGCACGAATTCCTTCCTCGTTGGATTTTTCGTAACGATGGGAATAAGTCGTTACAAGCCTAAATTTTTTAAGTTACTATACAAAAAATTTTCTGACCTATATTCTTTCACCATTGGTTTACCCACAACGATGTTACAAGTTTCTACCTGCATAATTAAGATGATAATTCTCTACCACTTGTTGATGATTATAATTGATTTGGTAAAATTTTGACCATATGAACATTAATTTAAGGTGTAGAATTGGGGATTTTAGacctaattttaaaattttttaaaaagtgaggatttgacctagcacttCAATTCAAAAAAACTTGATTAAAGAAATAGAATTGCGGACTTATGGGTAATCTGATTCTATCTTTTCGTAAGATTTGACTAGGTTGATCGGGAGTTGACTTTTAACAAACTTCTCATTGACCTTGACTTAGGATTGACCTAAAATTTGGGGATTGACTCTGACTAGTATAATTAATGTTGGTTATTGATATTGTGCATAGATCAAGGAATTGGAGATTGTTTTGGTGGAGCATCTTATGTTTTAGGTTTGGGAAGCTTGTCGATTTCAAGCAACTGATACATTTAACCTCTCGAGTgtttaattttctaaaaaatgtgATTTGAAACTTACGTAATTGCTTTCAAAATACCTGATATGTTATGGGGTCAATGCATACTAATACATATATGCCACTTTGACTAAATTCTGTGAGAAAATATTCACATGTACCcttcaaattttgaacctaACTTAAAATTACTCTATGCTTATAGTTCCATTTGTGGTCAGTGTCaaatgcttttttttttctcctaaCAGCAAGTGTAATATCAGATCGAAAATTAAACAGAAGGAAAACGTACTACATTTTAGAAAATACAAATGCAAAAGTTGattcttttccttcttcaaATTGAGACTTTGCACAGCAAAGTTAGACTTCAAGAGGTTCCTAAGACACACTGTAAAAATTTAGTCCAATAtggtatttatatttatattgaattAATAGATATATGATATTTGTAAAAATATAGATTTTTGGTACTTAATCATGATTaattcatatgtattttcattttataagtTACTAACTATGTAAACTAAAAAGTTATTATAAACAtccaatgtaaataaatatttagccCTAAGACACAATGGTGGCTCGCATTGTAttgttcactcttcttttaCTATCGGAGTAATGATAAGAGAGCTATTCCACAAATTAACCAACTTATATGGAGAATCATTTGGACTCTTTTCTATATGGTTAATTATTTCTCAAATACTACTTACACTTAACAAATAAGAGGGAAATGATCAGCTTTATTTTGTACGGAAAAAACAGTACTCTCATTTAAAAATTGTAATTTGAATTCACATTTCGCTGGAGGTTAATCTGCAGCAAAGTAACCAACTAATCTTCCTCTCAATTATGACTGACCAATCATCTTTCACATTGAAAAAGTCAATTATTGACTACATCAATTCATGTATAGTATTATGCatttaatgaaaaaaagaaaaatacaacgTAAATCATAGAAgaatttgtttatttatgtaaaaaaaaaataggaattaaAAGATAAAGAATATTGAAGTTAAGTCtatcaaaagaaagagaaaagaaacaaaTTTTCTAGCTCTAGTCCATTAAATAGCACACCAATACTAATAATGAATGCATAAATCaaagtaaaaggaaaaaaaaaatctttctcTAATTGTCATCTTCACTTTTGATTAGGAGAGGGTTAAAGATAatatgaaaagaataaaaaagaagtAAGGTACTTGTGAATAATCCACAAATGCATGTGACAATAGCTCCTAATACTTTTGCGCAGAAAATTGGAACAAAACGGCAAATGGGTTGCCAACTTGCTTGAATATTTCCATTCTTGAGCAGAGAGTAGGTCTCTAATGCTGCAGCACAACTTGCAACAAGTATCATTGTAATAAcctaaacaaataaaaataaatagggAATAATATAAGCTTTAATtatggaaaaaaatataaacggATTGAGTGCATGATGATATGTTAATGTagttatttatctttttatgtAATAAGAAATCTTGAATAgttaattaaaataagataGTTACACAAATTACATCGCAcatgttatgttatcttatcCCACTAACACTGAGACATTATTATTAATATCTTTAGTaccaaatatttttatgaaaacattCTCCAATTTGGTAATGTTGTTTTAAATCTTAGACATACTTTTTTAGGTGAATATTTTTCATTACCAACCAAACAACAAAAGATAATTTTCAAGAAGAATTTAttcatagaaaaaaaaaactccttTGAAAATGTCACCAAAGACAGTGCTCTCATACATAATTTTCCGAAACCCAcaggaaatatatatatatatatatatatatatatatatatatatatgaagactTTTGAGGATTAAATTCGAAAAAGTaaaatgtaaaaaatatatttcttactccctccgtccctttttacttgtcaaattttgacttgacaaatttattaagaaaacaatgatTGGTATAGTACTATTTTAtccctattaattgatagagtctTAAATATATATACTCACTAActtttcaaagacattaactcaatataaataaattgagggtataataggaagaaaataatTGTTCATccttgatttgtcaaaaataatactccctccattccatattaagtgaatttgtgagaCAATGCAcacatataaagaaaaatatttaaggacataatttgaatcatattttccattattgccctttgtaaaatcataaatataactttgcaagtagtgtgatttatctcctagaaaatataaaacttcaataaatgaaataaaaaatatgaaaaaagtttcaaacatctatcttgaactttgaacaattcaattattttgaataatgaaaaatacctcaaaaattcacttaatatggaatggaaggagtaaataaaaagggaaatcaaattagaaaatatttgacaagtaaatagggacggagggagtatgtGAAAAAAAACTGGTATTATCAGAATACATTAATTATAAGATTCGAATAGTAAATATTTGTATTGTTTGAATCTTAACTAGGAGAAAGGTATGAGGTCTCGGGTTCAATTTCAGCGGAGATAAAAATActaggtaatttttttttatttgtcctaGCCTTAATAGATAGAGTGGATGATACTTGTTATTGATAGGAAATGACATATATAGAGGCGCATGAAAGTTGATTCAGACACTACgatcatattaaaaaaaaataaggagaATTAAGTGGAGTACCATATCCAAAACAACGACCATCTTCCATAGACGACTCCCATCAGGAAGAATTATTACTAGAAGGTTGTAAGCAGCTCCAAGAAAGTTCACAGCAATAAAGAACCTGATaatcaaaattattataagGTTTGTTAATTATAGTTAAGTAATCACACTTTTTGTCATcaagtaaatatttttcaaaataatatattgacTTGGAATATATAAAAGTGTGCATGGTAATTGTACTTGCTGGAAATATTTCCTATAAACTAATTAAGGAGAGAAATAAATTATTACCTTCTCTTGATCGTTGATGGTATCTTTGACATTCAAAGttgtattatataatatatggcaAGAATTTATCCTTActaaatatataacataagaaaaAGAGCAATTAAGATCTTCCAGATATCTTgcctataaaaataaaaatccctTATGTGAAAAaagaacataattttttttttaaaaaataatgtaaatgaCCTACAAAACTATGATCAACATTAATTGATATCCTGATAAAAATAGTAGTAAGCCAATTACCATTTTTATTATCAATTAAAGTTTATCGCAAAGATTTACTTATAATTACCTTATATATAAGATGATGCACGTACAGGACCTAATTAAACCCTATAACTTAAAATCTCAAACCAAACGGAGATGAATCTAAAATTTTAAGAAGATATATAATAATTCTAAATATACAATAATATGAGTTTTGATAGGTGAAAAATTCTTACTGAAAGCTGTTCCAATTTTTGTATGTTGCTTTGAAAGAGTATCCATTGTTGAAATTCTTGTAAGATGGTAAAAAAGTGTATCCATCTTTTATGTGAACCGTTTGTCTGCTAGACAACATGGTAAGTGCAGCTGCTAACGTTGAAACAAAGATTATGAATCTGACGCCTATCGAAATTTTTGTCTTCGCCATTCTTCCCAGCTTTTATCCATTCAaacaaaaaacaagaaaatcagATCAAATTAACATAAGTGAGTAATTTTCAAGTGTTATGTTTCTCAACGTTTTAAGTGAGAATTGCATGCAAACATTTATGGTACTAAAGACATGACTCACCGGTATCGAAATACTTtgaattttccaaaattttGGACAAAAGATCTAAGTTTGAGTCTATGATGTCGAAAAAGGGCAATAGTTTTGGTCTAACAAAGCAATATAATGGAGTGAGAAAgcagacaaaaaaaaaaaccagaAACGTACAATTTGATTGAGAGGAGCCAATTTAATGGTTGAGTGAGGAGGGATTTAGCAAGAATTTAAGGGAGAAGAAATTTCTAATTTAGGCTTGTTTTTGTTAGGgtaaattacccttttacacatattaaGATGccatatttacttttattccctattacaccaaaaaatttccaaaatctctctttttcctttaaccctctctccctcactgatacatcacgCCTCCTCCTACATCCTCGCCCTAATTTGCTCGCCTTAATTCGCTCCTCTTCAAccgtttttgagattttgaatttatgagtacatctgttactcaatttcaaggttccaactaaggtatattttaatctttccttatatggaatttcacttcatcctcattcaatttgatttctcctaaaatttgtatcgtttgatttcttctgtaaatctttgaaaaatcttctaaaattattatcatttgctttcttctgtaaatctttctatttttgtatctcataccttcaatgatacatatggaatccgttcatggtctcaaacagtccaataaaaatcaaggaattcttgtttcacctggttctgattcgtcttaggaaggttacgacgaggttagatccaaacatcgtaacgatccagcagtgatggataagctacgtgagtaattgaagttgaaagctacagttaaacatgcacccaaaaaaatagacaacaagattgaaggggttacaacacgccctaatctcccaaaggtatgagttcaattaaggtttttttttaatgaaaattttgtgaaggtttttTGATTCTGGTACATATCGTTTATGTATCAGCTTATCATGTATCAAGCGCTAtctcttctgatacatagtgtCTTTTTttaaatgcaattttttttggagatttactatttctgatacatcgtgtttaagtgtcagtttctattgtattaagttttaatgattctgatacatttacatttatgtatcagattataatttataaagacttactgcttctgatacatcttctgtatgtatcagaatctcatctcatgaatcagatattttaatgcatatgatacatcgtatttatgtataaagttcaagttgtatttaaccattttcatgtcaatgcagggaatgaaatacgtcatcaagaagattctttcccacccattgagattcaGCACGGCATATATGGCtaatttttttgatgattttgaatcatcaataggtgaagaag
The genomic region above belongs to Solanum dulcamara chromosome 5, daSolDulc1.2, whole genome shotgun sequence and contains:
- the LOC129890478 gene encoding CASP-like protein 1C1 — its product is MAKTKISIGVRFIIFVSTLAAALTMLSSRQTVHIKDGYTFLPSYKNFNNGYSFKATYKNWNSFQFFIAVNFLGAAYNLLVIILPDGSRLWKMVVVLDMVITMILVASCAAALETYSLLKNGNIQASWQPICRFVPIFCAKVLGAIVTCICGLFTSTLLLFYSFHIIFNPLLIKSEDDN